The sequence GTCTCAATTTTAGGATAAAGCTCGTTtataaacctttttttcctcactctcTGGGGAATAATACTGATTACAATTCAGTGCTAACCAAGGTCTGCTTTCAGGTAAAGGTTGTTATTTTGGGACAAGATCCATATCATGGACCTAAGCAAGCTCATGGGCTCTGCTTCAGTGTCCAGAAACCTGTTCCACCTCCCCCCAGGTATGAACATTTACAAAATCCCTTTTGTTATTTAATGATTTGCAGTTCTgtggtgctcagggctgggcaaaTTGATGTGAAGTGGTTTGCAACTACTTAAATCTGAGTTGTGCATCACCTGGAAGGATAATTCTGTGTAGTTTTGGTGATATTCTGGGTGtaaattttcatttccagtCTCATTAAAGCTTCCAGGCAGACACACAGAGTCCCTGCCTCTGCAAATGGCTTTATTATCTCAAATAATAAGCTTAAAATCAATGCTCTTCTTGCCTGCTTAGAGCAATAAGTGGTGCTGCTTGCTCTTGTCATATTACAAATCTTCTGCTGGTTTGGTTTGCAGCTTGGAGAATATTTACAAGGAGCTCTCTGAGGACATTGAGGGCTTCACCCACCCTGGCCATGGGGACCTGACGGGCTGGGCCAAGCAAGGTGAGCTCAGAGACACTCAGTGATGTGCCCCCTGTGGAGCAGGAAAGAATCTTATCCAAACACCAGCCCTGTGGCTGGAAATAATCCACCTGTAGGAGAGAAAATCACTTCTGAGCgccttaaaatgaaaatttgcttcagcaggagaaaaaagaagtttggatcccagaatggtttgggttggaaaggagctTCAAGCTTATCCAAGGGACACCTGCCActctcccaggttgctcagagctccctccagcccggccttgggcagtgcagggatggATTAACCCTTGTTTCACCCTCTGGGGGTGCTTTGTTTGCCAGGGGTGCTCCTGCTCAACGCGGTGCTGACGGTTCGGGCTCACCAGGCCACGTCCCAcaaggagaggggctgggagcagttcACAGATGCTGTGGTGTCCTGGCTCAACAAGAACCTGCACGGGCTCGTCTTCATGCTCTGGGGAGCCTATGCCCAGAGGAAAGGCAGCTCCATCGACAGGGTacacctccttctcctcagcccttccctctccctgcttttccccGCGGGTTGGTGGACACTAGAGGGCACTTCCCTTACAGAATTGGGAATTTTTCCTGCCTGAACTCTGTCAGATCGAGCTCTGCTTCTGCTCCAGCTTAGCCTTTGCCAGAATTAAGCAAGAAAAGCGGAGCAAGTGTAAGCTCCTGTTGTCAGCAGTGTCCCACAAGGACAGAGCTGTTTTGTCCTAGCTGAGGGCTCATGAATCAATATGAAATCTGCTGGTGGCTTGACAGCAATTGGGAAATGCCAGGGCATTTGTGGCTTTGCTTAGTGGGACAGAAGTCTTGGTCCTTGTGGCTGGATCTTTGGGtctcaggctggagcaggagggcgTGTAAGGGGAGATCACGCCTgcccaggaggaggaaaaggaggaatggGGATAAATCACCTGTCCTGGAGTAGGAAAAGGAGGAATGGGGGTAAATCACAcctgtcctggagcaggaatggggGTAAATCACACCTGCCCTGGAGGAGAAGAAATTGGAGTAAATCAcacctgccctggagcaggaggatcACGAATGGGGCTAAATCAcctgtcctggagcaggaatgggTGTAAATCactcctgccctggagcagtAGGAGAAGGAATATGGGTAAATCACACCTGCCCTGGATCAGGAATAGGAATGGGGCTAAATCACCtgtcctggaggaggaggaatggggGTAAATcacctgccctggagcagaaagagcagggctgggggtaaatcacagctgccctggagcaggagcagcccaaaGCCTGCAAATCAAACAAGTGGtttcctctgctgtccccagaagCGTCACCACGTCCTGCAGACGGTTCATCCCTCACCCCTCTCTGTCAACAGAGGGTTCTTTGGCTGCCGGCACTTCTCCAAGACCAATGAATTCCTCCAGAAATCTGGGAAGAAGCCCATTGACTGGAAAGCACtctgagcaggggctgaggcttgggagcagcccctgggccatTTCTGAGAAACTCCTGCTGACCTGAGAATTGCTCTTTGAGTGTTGATCAAATTCCAGACTTTCTGAGATGGTTCTAGTTTTgtttgaaatgtttattttctgagaGCAAGTGGGAGTGTTTGATGGAACAAATCTTAGCCTGGTTTGAAGCAAAGACCCCAGACACCAGAGTTCTGTATTAATTTGTGGTCTTTGTGGCAATGGGAATTTACTTTCAGACTCTGGTGAAGGGATGTCAATTCTTACCGAGCTGCTCAGCTTTTGTGCATGCTCTGCTTCCTCCATCCCCCACAAATCCAGTTTGCCTATTTAGGGGGAATGGAGCTGTCTCCATGGGAGGAAAAGGCTTTTGGTTTTAGCTTTTTGCTGCAGATTTATTAAGAAAATGGCTTCTGAAGGCTGTAAAGAAAATACAGGGTCAGGAGTGTTGCTTGGTGTATCCATGATCCCAAGAATTTGGGATAAATCCTCTGTTCAGCCACGGAGGCTGTGACCAAGACCCTTGGTAatgcttttgaattttttgttgGCATTTAGACAGGAAAATCAAAAGGTTTTAGGTTCTTTCCGGGTGTGGAATCACCTGGATGACaggtgagctgtgctgagcaagGACCTGGGGGTATTTGCTGAGGGCAGCAGCAAAGGTTTGTTCATTGACATCTCCCAATTCAGGGACTGACAGCTGCAAATTACTCCAGATCTTTTTAAGATCTTAAAAGAGGGAACTTTGTGCTTTGCCACCTTGGGAGCGAATTCAAGTTTCCACCTACTGTTGGCAAGAACTGTTAGGATTTCCAGGAGGGAGAGGTGTTGACTTCCTACTCCTGGGTTTCCAGCCCATCTTTGACTTTGTAATTACTTTAATGGAAGTGAAAagcccttttgtttttttttgaaatgACACCAGTTTTTATAGAATATCCTTGTTACCCTTCCTCTGGTGTTCTCTCTGAGCTGACACTATCACCAGTGAATTTACACTGGCTGTGGCCTTGCTGTATatgtttgcttgggtttttttcctccagtgtgttttttaaaataaaaatgactttGTTTACATGATCTTGCATTGGTATTTTAGCTCGGGCAGGGAGGGGGGTTGGAATGGGGAGTCCCTGTTCCCCCCAAGGAGCCAAAGCCATGAGCATGTCCTTGTCCTCGTCCCCGTGACCAGGCACAGGGCCAGGGCACCTTTGTCCCCCAAGGATCGGgtgtccccctccctccctccctccctcatcTCCGGCAGAAGTTTTCCAGACACGTTAGCAGGGAAATATTTCTGCACAGCTGTcataaaactgccgtaaagcgtgACTGtcgtaaaaaaaattaaaaataaaaattaaataaaaataaaattagaaaaataaaataaatacattaaaaatagaaatattagaaataaaaattaaataaaaataaaattagaaaaataaaatgaaaacctttaaaaaaagaaaaattaaaaataaaaattaaataaaaaattaaaattaaaaagtaatatgaatgctttaaaattagaaaaattagaaataaaaattaaataaaaaatagaaaaataaaatcaaaatctttaaaattagataaattggaaaacaaatttaaaaaaaataaaattgaaaatataaaatgaatgctttaaaaatagaaaaattagaaataaaaattaaaaaatgaaattaaaaaaataaaatgaatgctttaaaaatagaaaaataaaaataaaacttaaaaaatgaaattcgaaaagtaaaatcaaaagctttaaaattagaaaaatttaaaataaatattaaataaaaaataaaattagaaaaacccctttaaaaatagaaaaagtaaaaatcaaaaattaaataaaaaataaaattagaaaaataaatactttaaaaatagaaaaactaaaaataaaaattaaataaaaaaaagataaaatcaaaagctttaaaattagaaaaattaaaaataaataataaataaaaaatgaaattaaaaaaataaaataaatacttcaaaaatagaaaaactgaaaataaaaataaataaaaaataaaattagaaaaacaaaatcaaaagctttaaaaatagcaaaattaaaagtaaatattaaataaaaaataaaatgtaaaaaaaaattaaaagtagaaatagtaaaaatcaaaaattaaataaaaaataaaattagaaaaataaaatgaaaacctttaaaaatagaaaaactaaaaataaaaattaaataaaaataaaattaaaaaataaaatgaaaagctttaaaaatagaaaaattaaaaataaaaattaaataaaaaattagaaaaataaaatcaaaagcttttaaattagaaaaatttaaaataaatattaaataaaaaataaaattaggaaaataaaataaatactttaaaaatagaaaaagtaaaagtcaaaatttaaataaaaaataaaattagaaaaaaaataaatactttaaaaatagaaaaattaaaaataaaaataaaataaaaaataaaattaaaaaaataaaatgaaaaggttaaaaatagaaaaattaaaaaaaaattaaacaaaacctaaaattaaaataaaataaaaaataaaataaaaagcttaaaaaatagaaaaattaaaaataaataaaaaataaaattagaaaaataaaataaatagtttaaaaatagaaaaattaaaaaaaagaaattacaaaaaatgaaaagctttaaaaatagaaaacttaaaaataaaaaataaaaaataaaattgaaaaaatgaaagcctttaaaaatagaaaaattaaaaataaaaattaaatttaaaaattagaaaaataaaatgaaaagcttaaaaaatcgaaaaattaaaaataaaaattaaataaaaaataaaattagaaaaataaaataaagtttaaaaaaagaaaaattttaaaaaagaaatttaaaaaaatgaaaagcttaaaaaatagaaaaaataaaaataaaaattaaataaaaaataaaattaaaaaaataaaattaattttaaataaatgaaaatacaaaaccGTAAACCAAAACTGTCGtaaagctgccgtaaagcgcgactgtcggaaagtgtcgtaaaagctgccgtaaagcgcgactgtcgtaaagctgccgtaaagcaaaactgtcgtaaaaggtaccgtaaagcgcgactgtcgtaaaaggtgccgtaaagcgcgactgtcgtaaaaggtgccgtaaagcgtgactgtcgtaaaaggtgccgtaaagcgcggctgtcgtaaaagctgccgtaaagcaaaactgtcgtaaaagctgccgtaaagcgcgactgtcgtaaaaggtgccgtaaagcgcgactgtcgtaaaaggtgccgtaaagcgcgactgtcgtaaaagctgccgtaaagcaaaactgtcgtaaaaggtgccgtaaagcaaaactgtcgtaaaaggtgccgtaaagcaaaactgtcgtaaaaggtgccgtaaagcgcgactgtcgtaaaaggtgccgtaaagcgcggctgtcgtaaaaggtgccgtaaagcgcgactgtcgtaaaaggtgccgtaaagcgcggctgtcgtaaaaggtgccgtaaagcaaaactgtcgtaaaaggtgccgtaaagcgcgactgtcgtaaaaggtgccgtaaagcaaaactgtcgtaaaaggtgccgtaaagcgcaactgtcgtaaaaggtgccgtaaagcgcgactgtcgtaaaagctgccgtaaagcgcggctgtcgtaaaaggtgccgtaaagcgcgactgtcgtaaaagctgccgtaaagcgcgactgtcgtaaaagctgccgtaaagcaaaactgtcgtaaaagctgccgtaaagcaaaactgtcctaaaaggtgccgtaaagcgcggctgtcgtaaaaggtgtcgtaaattgacgtaaaatgtgcttttttcaACAGTTTTTCTTTACGGCACCACCCTTTTTGGAACTTTTATGGTACTTTATAGCACTTTAcggtttttaatttgtttttcatttacttttaattaattttattttttaatttttttaatttaatttttatttttaatttttctaattttaaagcttgtcattttatttttctaattttattttttatttaatttttatttttaatttttctatttttaaagtattcattttatttttctaattttagtttttatttaatgtttatttttaatttttctagtttttaagattttcattttatttttctaattttctttatttgatttttaaaaaatttttctattttaaagcttttcattttatttttctaattttctttatttaaatttttttttaatttttctatttttaaagcttttcatattatttttctgattttatttttatttaatttttatttttaatttttctatttttaaagttttttattttttaattttttttttccttttaaaaagcttttcattttatttttctaatttttattttttattttatgtttatttttaatttttctatttttaaagcttttcatattatttttctgattttattttttttaatttttatttttaatttttctatttttttttcatttttttaaatttttttttaatttttttctattttaaagcttttccttttatttttcaatttttattttttatttcatttttatttctaat comes from Molothrus aeneus isolate 106 chromosome 18, BPBGC_Maene_1.0, whole genome shotgun sequence and encodes:
- the LOC136564486 gene encoding uracil-DNA glycosylase-like produces the protein MAGAAVAARCAAVAGAAVAAPLSRPGPLLRPRLHSRIRLSPLPSRTLRSHPPARCFQVSAAKKAKESGGYASQALSAEQQERIRKNKEAARQLLAERNVPPGFGDSWRRQLAGEFSKPYFVELMAFVAEERKRYTVYPPPEQVFTWTQMCDIWDVKVVILGQDPYHGPKQAHGLCFSVQKPVPPPPSLENIYKELSEDIEGFTHPGHGDLTGWAKQGVLLLNAVLTVRAHQATSHKERGWEQFTDAVVSWLNKNLHGLVFMLWGAYAQRKGSSIDRKRHHVLQTVHPSPLSVNRGFFGCRHFSKTNEFLQKSGKKPIDWKAL